A stretch of Rhododendron vialii isolate Sample 1 chromosome 4a, ASM3025357v1 DNA encodes these proteins:
- the LOC131322221 gene encoding mitotic-spindle organizing protein 1B, whose protein sequence is MDPEAARTARESLDLAFHMSNILDTGLDRHTLSVLIALCDMGLNPEALAAVVKELRREPPSSSSMPTTSSSIP, encoded by the coding sequence ATGGATCCAGAGGCTGCACGCACCGCCCGAGAATCTCTAGACCTAGCGTTTCACATGTCGAACATTCTTGACACTGGACTCGATCGTCACACCCTCTCTGTCCTCATTGCTTTGTGTGATATGGGCCTCAATCCTGAGGCATTGGCTGCTGTTGTCAAGGAGCTCCGAAGGGAACCTCCTTCCTCATCTTCAATGCCAACGACGTCGTCATCCATACCCTAG